A genomic region of Colletotrichum destructivum chromosome 1, complete sequence contains the following coding sequences:
- a CDS encoding Putative glycoside hydrolase family 16, concanavalin A-like lectin/glucanase domain superfamily: protein MLSVLPLGLALLGASTVLAQTPPSCSLTNKCPQDAPCCSQYGQCGTGAFCLGGCDPRMSFSLDACVPAPVCQDKKMPMDSLDKIVDISKYYGDPSKADWVAQGEPALYNKEAVLLTMPAKSVGTVLASTTYMWYGSVKAKIRTSRGPGVVTAFILYGDVKDEIDYEWVGADLEMSQTNYYFQGIPRYDQSGNISLSDTFRNWHTYEISWTPDEIKWLVDGQVGRTKKRSDTWNATAQQWDYPQTPARVQLSIWPGGADTNAKGTVDWAGGPINWEHEDIKNAGYFYAMVKDVEISCFNAKSPPGSNSKKSYYYNNIKSTNDTVVDSDKDTILKSFLGSGLDMNAGATTASGTASKPTASAATIPGGSNTGPGNDHSDDSSSSGSGSGSGSDSGSGSGSGSGSGSGDSSSGSGSGSTSCGAGSFSQDCNSNGNGNSGSSNTSDGVCRTSSLGASAFAALVAASALLLL, encoded by the exons ATGCTGTCGGTTCTTCCCTTGggccttgccctcctcggcgcttCGACCGTTCTCGCCCAGACCCCTCCCTCCTGCTCCCTGACCAACAAGTGCCCCCAGGATGCGCCCTGCTGTTCCC AATACGGCCAGTGCGGGACTGGCGCCTTCTGCCTCGGCGGCTGCGACCCTCGAATGTCCTTCTCCCTCGACGCTTGCGTGCCCGCCCCCGTCTGCCAGGACAAGAAGATGCCCATGGACTCGCTTGACAAGATTGTCGACATTAGCAAGTATTACGGCGACCCCAGCAAGGCCGACTGGGTCGCCCAGGGCGAACCCGCCCTGTACAACAAGGAGGCTGTGCTCCTGACCATGCCTGCGAAGAGTGTCGGAACGGTCCTCGCCTCGACCACGTACATGTGGTACGGAagcgtcaaggccaagatcaGGACCTCGCGTGGTCCCGGTGTTGTGACTGCCTTCATCTTGTACGGAGACGTCAAGGATGAAATTGACTACGAATGGGTCGGTGCCGACCTAGAGATGTCCCAGACCAACTACTACTTCCAGGGCATCCCTAGAT ATGACCAATCCGGCAACATCTCCCTCTCCGACACGTTCCGCAACTGGCACACGTACGAGATCTCGTGGACTCCCGACGAGATCAAGTGGCTGGTAGATGGCCAGGTCGGCCGCACCAAGAAGCGCTCGGACACGTGGAACGCGACCGCACAGCAGTGGGACTACCCGCAGACCCCCGCCCGTGTCCAGCTGTCCATCTGGCCTGGCGGTGCCGACACCAACGCCAAGGGCACTGTCGACTGGGCCGGCGGTCCTATCAACTGGGAGCACGAGGACATCAAGAACGCCGGGTACTTCTACGCCATGGTCAAGGACGTCGAGATCAGCTGCTTCAACGCTAAGAGCCCGCCGGGCTCCAATAGCAAGAAGAGCTACTATTACAACAACATCAAGTCCACCAACGACACCGTCGTGGACAGCGACAAGGACACCATCCTGAAGAGTTTCCTCGGCTCCGGCCTCGACATGAATGCCGGCGCGACCACGGCCTCGGGCACTGCCTCGAAGCCtacggcgtcggcggccaccATCCCGGGCGGCAGCAACACCGGACCGGGCAACGACCATAGCGACGACAGCAGCTCGTCCGGTTCAGGATCCGGCTCAGGCTCAGACTCGGGCTCAGGTTCAGGCTcgggctccggctccggctcggGCGATTCCAGCTCGGGATCCGGTTCCGGCAGCACCTCatgcggcgccggcagctTCTCGCAGGACTgcaacagcaacggcaacggcaactcGGGCTCGAGCAACACGAGCGACGGTGTCTGCCGTACGTCATCACTTGGTGCAAGTGCTTTTGCCGCACTGGTGGCCGCCTCTGCCCTCTTGCTGCTGTAG
- a CDS encoding Putative heterokaryon incompatibility gives MLSPAALLSPEPGPTMVDFLCDGYRTIFQTKWRPFSLLGSDDPSTRPGWHRNLSRLCHRTPCFVYEGRRSRLKPDERWICRRQAARSGEAAQKLADSMLSINYRPGPGAAAVKENLSRRGRHEPKSALARRCSEDDPLNDDLSRLASGGVCPRSTGLMGYLLLSVQATKVPHQDRRRGRWPSPQTHSEEFPRYCALSYFWDDPARHAQKKTLRGTLGTHESVIDPTGLTRTVADVVACCRRLGLPHLWVDALCIVQDDDDDKLSEIAAMGDIYANAYLTLAPFIAGGSDDGFLAPKENPFLSAPIPDIRSDGAPVDVKLVPSSRGLLSPSTLVRLKGQRPKPAKSSEPLHSRGAGPSKM, from the exons ATGCTTTCTCCCGCCGCTCTCCTCTCGCCAGAGCCCGGCCCGACAATGGTAGACTTCCTCTGCGACGGCTACAGAACCATCTTTCAGACCAAGTGGCggcccttctccctcctAGGCAGCGACGATCCCAGCACCCGCCCGGGATGGCACCGTAACCTCAGCCGCCTGTGTCACCGGACCCCATGTTTCGTCTACGAGGGACGACGCAGCCGCCTGAAGCCCGACGAACGCTGGATTTGCAGGAGGCAGGCTGCTCGTTCcggcgaggcggcccagAAACTTGCCGACAGCATGCTCTCCATCAACTACCGCCCCGGTCCGGGTGCGGCAGCAGTCAAAGAGAATCTCAGCCGTCGCGGCCGACACGAGCCCAAGTCCGCTCTCGCTCGGCGTTGCTCCGAGGATGATCCTCTGAATGACGATTTGTCCAGACTCGCCTCTGGCGGCGTCTGTCCCCGGTCGACCGGCCTTATGGGATACCTC CTCCTTTCCGTGCAAGCCACCAAGGTGCCTCATCAAGATCGACGACGGGGACGCTGGCCTTCACCTCAaactcattcagaagagTTCCCACGATACTGCGCCCTGAGCTACTTCTGGGACGACCCGGCTCGCCAtgcccagaagaagacgctGCGGGGCACCCTTGGAACACACGAGTCCGTCATCGACCCCACTGGCCTGACCCGGACCGTCGCTGACGTCGTCGCCTGCtgccgtcgcctcggcctccccCATCTCTGGGTCGACGCGCTGTGCATCGTccaggatgacgacgacgataagCTCTCCGAGATCGCGGCCATGGGTGACATCTACGCCAACGCCTACCTGACTCTCGCCCCCTTCATCGCGGGTGGGAGCGATGACGGCTTCCTGGCACCGAAGGAGAACCCCTTTCTGTCCGCCCCTATCCCCGATATTCGTAGCGACGGCGCACCGGTGGACGTCAAATTGGTCCCGAGCAGCCGAGGCCTTCTCAGCCCGTCGACCTTGGTCCGGTTGAAGGGTCagaggccgaagccggccAAGTCGTCCGAGCCGCTGCATTCCAGGGGGGCTGGACCTTCCAAGATGTAA